Proteins found in one Kwoniella bestiolae CBS 10118 chromosome 1, complete sequence genomic segment:
- a CDS encoding 1,3-beta-glucan synthase component FKS1, which translates to MSYPNAPPGPKHQPSSYSSGSSDPFNAQQLPYDNAPLHGHGGGYGYPDANTIPGAGVAPPGQGGQYAARFDTEAEMQARIDGGGQGIETWASESGNDNYYNPSDYGGQPGYVPSRASTPTFTEGSRDGHRPREPYPAWTQEANIPLSKEEIEDVLIDLANKFGFQKDSSRNVYDFLMIQLDSRASRMSPNQALLTLHADYIGGEHANYRKWYFASQLDLDDAIGAVQNPGLSRVRSVARRGKGPKGKQAPATAQEKSLDSATNRWRTAMNNMSQYDRLRQVALYLLCWGEAAQVRFMPECLCFIFKCADDYYRSPECQNRQEAVPEGLYLRAVVKPIYKFLRDQGYEVVDGRFLKRENDHDKTIGYDDVNQLFWYPEGVSRIVLSDKTRLVDIPPAQRFMKFDRIDWNKVFFKTYLEKRSFFHLLVNFNRIWVLHISVFWFYTAYNAPSIYAQKGSTKATTPMAWSVTALGGAVASLIMIAATLAEFSYIPTTWNNTSHLTRRLIFLLIILGITGAPTIYIAFWNQTGQVSLILGIVQFFVSVVATAAFATLPSGRMFGDRVAGKSRKYLANQTFTASYPKLGRNNRFASFLLWFLIFGCKFTESYFFLTLSFRDPIKVMVGMKVQNCHDKYLGTGLCTNQPAFALTVMFVMDLTLFFLDTFLWYVIWNTVFSIARSFAIGMSIWTPWADIFARLPKRIYAKILATADMEVKYKPKVLVSQVWNAVIISMYREHLLSIEHVQKLLYHQVQSDQPGKRTLRAPAFFISQGDKGVKTEFFPKGSEAERRISFFAQSLTTAIPEPIPVEAMPTFTVLVPHYSEKILLSLREIIREEDQNTRVTLLEYLKQLHPIEWDNFVRDTKILAEESNMFNGGNPFGNDEKAEAKKADDIPFYTIGFKSAAPEYTLRTRIWASLRAQTLYRTVSGFMNYSKAIKLLYRVENPEVVQLFGGNTDQLERELERMARRKFKFVVSMQRYSKFNKEEHENAEFLLRAYPDLQIAYLDEEPPRKDGGESRIFSALVDGHSEILPNGRRRPKFRIELPGNPILGDGKSDNQNHAIVFYRGEYLQLIDANQDNYLEECLKIRNVLAEFEEFRVSNQSPYAPNGHQQFEKFPVAILGAREYIFSENIGILGDIAAGKEQTFGTLAARSLSYIGGKLHYGHPDFLNAIYMNTRGGVSKAQKGLHLNEDIYAGMMAFGRGGRIKHSEYYQCGKGRDLGFGTILNFQTKIGTGMGEQMLSREYYYLGTQLPIDRFLTFYYGHPGFHINNILVMCSVQVFMLALVFLGTLNKQLTVCKYSAAGDILPGQSGCYNLQPVFRWIKRCIISIFIVFWVAFVPLFVQELTERGAGRAILRLCKHFLSLSPVFEVFSTQIYMHSILNNLTFGGARYIATGRGFATTRISFSILYSRFAGPSIYLGLRTLVLLLYITLSVFVPHIIYFWITVVGLCVAPFLFNPHQFSYSDFIIDYREFLRWMSRGNSRTHANSWVGYCRLSRTRITGFKRKRLGLPSEKLSSDTPRAPWKAIVVGEIIGPICLAILFVICYLFVKSFTVEGKTQPGLLRIAIIALGPIVWNMAFLITLFLISVFLGPCLNSYTNQFGATMAAIAHFGAVVGMIAFFEFLWFLELWDASHAVLGIIAVISVQRCIFKILIAVFLSREFKHDETNRAWWTGVWFNRGLGSHALSQPAREFVVKTIEMGLYSADFIACHLLLFLLTPPMLIPYFDRLHATMLFWLAPSQQIRPPIYSFRQRSQRRKIVFTYSIVYVLIQAIFVALIVLPLLFKGVIGLTPGDVPFGAVI; encoded by the exons ATGTCATACCCCAACGCACCTCCAGGTCCCAAACATCAACCATCCTCCTATTCATCAGGTTCATCCGATCCCTTCAACGCTCAACAGCTCCCTTACGACAACGCTCCTCTTCATGGACACGGTGGCGGATATGGTTACCCAGATGCAAACACCATCCCAGGAGCGGGTGTCGCTCCCCCAGGACAAGGTGGTCAATATGCAGCTCGATTCGACACTGAGGCTGAGATGCAGGCGAGGATagatggtggtggtcaagGTATAGAAACGTGGGCGAGCGAAAGTGGGAACG ACAACTACTATAATCCATCAGATTACGGTGGTCAACCAGGTTACGTCCCATCTAGAGCATCCACACCTACTTTCACAGAGGGTAGCAGAGACGGTCACAGACCTAGAGAACCTTAC CCCGCTTGGACCCAAGAAGCCAACATCCCCTTAtcgaaagaagagatcgaagatgTTTTGATCGATTTGGCCAACAAGTTTGGTTTCCAGAAAGATTCGTCTCGAAACGTTTACGATTTCTTGATGATCCAATTGGATTCCAGAGCATCGAGAATGTCACCCAACCAAGCTCTCCTCACCTTACACGCCGATTACATCGGTGGTGAACACGCCAACTACAGGAAATGGTACTTCGCCTCTCAACTTGATCTGGACGATGCCATCGGTGCAGTACAAAACCCCGGTCTGTCAAGAGTAAGATCAGTAGCAAGGCGGGGTAAAGGTCCCAAGGGGAAACAAGCTCCTGCGACCGCTCAAGAGAAATCCCTCGATTCTGCTACCAACAGGTGGAGAACGGCAATGAACAACATGTCTCAGTACGATCGACTCCGTCAAGTCGCGTTATACTTGCTTTGTTGGGGTGAAGCCGCTCAAGTCAGATTTATGCCTGAATGCTTGTGTTTCATCTTCAAATGTGCAGACGATTACTACCGATCGCCAGAATGTCAAAACAGGCAGGAAGCTGTTCCCGAAGGTTTGTACCTTCGAGCGGTTGTCAAGCCTATTTACAAGTTCTTGAGAGATCAAGGGTACGAAGTGGTTGATGGGAGATTCTTGAAGAGGGAAAATGATCATGACAAGACCATTGGTTATGACGATGTAAACCAGCTGTTCTGGTACCCTGAGGGTGTAAGCAGGATTGTCTTGAgtgacaag ACCCGCCTCGTCGACATTCCCCCTGCTCAACGATTCATGAAATTCGACAGGATCGACTGGAACAAGGTCTTCTTCAAGACCTACCTCGAAAAacgatccttcttccacttgCTCGTCAACTTCAATCGTATCTGGGTTCTTCACATCTCCGTCTTCTGGTTCTACACTGCTTACAACGCTCCTTCGATCTATGCTCAAAAAGGTTCAACCAAAGCTACCACTCCAATGGCCTGGTCCGTTACCGCTTTGGGTGGTGCCGTCGCTTCGTTAATTATGATTGCCGCTACTCTCGCTGAGTTTTCCTACATCCCTACGACCTGGAACAACACTTCGCACTTGACTCGACGATTGATATTCCTTCTTATCATTCTCGGTATCACCGGTGCTCCAACCATTTACATCGCCTTCTGGAACCAAACAGGTCAAGTGTCGTTGATCCTCGGTATCGTGCAGTTCTTCGTATCAGTTGTAGCCACCGCTGCCTTCGCCACTTTACCTTCCGGTCGAATGTTCGGTGATCGAGTCGCCGGTAAATCGAGAAAGTACTTGGCCAACCAAACGTTCACCGCTTCGTACCCCAAGCTGGGCAGAAACAACCGATTTGCTTCCTTCTTACTGTGGTTCTTGATCTTCGGATGTAAATTCACCGAatcctacttcttcttgactttATCTTTCAGAGATCCCATCAAAGTCATGGTCGGAATGAAGGTGCAAAATTGTCACGACAAATACCTCGGTACAGGATTATGCACGAACCAACCTGCCTTCGCTTTGACAGTGATGTTCGTCATGGACTTGACTCTGTTCTTCTTGGATACTTTCCTGTGGTACGTTATCTGGAACACCGTTTTCTCCATCGCTAGGAGTTTCGCGATTGGTATGTCCATCTGGACCCCCTGGGCGGATATCTTTGCTAGATTGCCAAAGAGAATTTACGCAAAGATCCTTGCTACTGCGGATATGGAAGTGAAATACAAGcccaag GTACTGGTATCCCAAGTGTGGAACGCCGTGATCATCTCCATGTACCGAGAACATCTCTTGTCCATCGAACACGTCCAGAAGTTGCTTTACCATCAAGTGCAATCCGATCAACCTGGCAAACGGACCCTTCGAGCTCCCgcattcttcatctcccaaGGTGATAAAGGTGTCAAGACCGAATTCTTCCCCAAAGGATCTGAAGCCGAACGACGaatctctttcttcgctcaatcactcaccaccgCCATTCCCGAGCCTATCCCTGTCGAAGCTATGCCAACCTTCACCGTCCTTGTTCCTCACTACTCCGAGAAGATTTTGTTATCGCTTAGAGAGATTATtagagaggaagatcagaaCACTCGAGTGACCCTTTTGGAATATCTTAAACAGCTTCACCCTATCGAATGGGACAACTTCGTCAGAGACACCAAGATCTTGGCTGAGGAATCCAACATGTTCAACGGCGGGAACCCCTTCGGGAACGACGAAAAGGCTGAAGCTAAGAAGGCCGATGATATTCCATTCTACACTATCGGTTTCAAGTCTGCCGCTCCTGAATACACCTTGCGAACCCGTATCTGGGCTTCTCTTCGTGCTCAAACTCTTTACCGAACTGTCTCTGGTTTCATGAACTACTCCAAGGCTATCAAGTTGCTCTACCGAGTCGAAAACCCAGAAGTCGTTCAACTCTTCGGCGGCAACACTGATCAACTCGAACGGGAACTCGAACGAATGGCTAGAAGAAAGTTCAAGTTTGTCGTATCCATGCAAAGGTACTCCAAGTTCAACAAGGAGGAACATGAAAACGCTGAATTCTTGCTCCGAGCCTATCCCGATCTTCAAATTGCCTACTTGGACGAAGAACCACCTAGGAAAGACGGCGGCGAGTCAAGAATCTTCTCTGCTTTGGTTGATGGACACTCTGAGATCTTGCCCAACGGTAGAAGAAGACCCAAGTTCAGGATTGAATTGCCCGGTAACCCCATTCTAGGTGATGGTAAATCCGATAACCAGAATCACGCTATTGTCTTCTACCGAGGTGAATACTTGCAACTTATCGATGCGAACCAGGATAACTATTTGGAAGAGTGTCTCAAGATCAGAAACGTCTTGGCCGAATTCGAAGAGTTCAGAGTATCCAACCAATCGCCTTACGCGCCTAACGGACATCAACAATTCGAGAAATTCCCCGTCGCCATCTTGGGTGCTAGAGAATATATCTTCTCTGAGAACATCGGTATTTTAGGGGATATTGCTGCTGGAAAAGAACAGACATTCGGTACTCTCGCTGCTAGGTCCTTGTCATACATTGGCGGTAAATTGCATTATGGTCACCCGGATTTCCTCAATGCGATCTACATGAACACTCGAGGAGGTGTGTCAAAGGCTCAAAAGGGATTACACTTGAACGAAGATATCTACGCCGGTATGATGGCTTTCGGACGAGGTGGTAGGATCAAGCACTCAGAATACTACCAATGTGGTAAAGGACGAGATCTCGGTTTCGGTACTATCCTGAATTTCCAAACTAAGATTGGAACCGGTATGGGTGAACAGATGCTTTCGAGGGAGTATTACTACTTGGGTACTCAATTGCCTATCGATAGATTCTTGACTTTCTACTATGGTCATCCAGGTTTCCACATTAACAATATC CTCGTCATGTGTTCCGTCCAAGTGTTCATGTTGGCTTTGGTCTTCCTCGGTACCCTCAACAAGCAACTCACCGTATGTAAATACAGTGCTGCGGGTGATATCCTACCTGGTCAGAGTGGATGTTACAACCTCCAACCGGTGTTCAGGTGGATCAAGCGATgtatcatctccatcttcatcgtgTTTTGGGTTGCCTTTGTCCCTCTTTTCGTGCAGG AACTTACCGAACGAGGTGCCGGTCGAGCCATCTTGCGATTGTGCAAGCACTTCTTATCCCTGTCACCGGTATTCGAAGTCTTCTCCACGCAAATCTACATGCACTCCATCCTGAATAACTTGACTTTCGGTGGTGCAAGATATATCGCGACTGGTCGAGGTTTCGCTACTACCCGTATCTCCTTCAGTATCTTATACTCTCGATTCGCTGGTCCTTCGATCTACCTCGGTCTCCGAACATTGGTCTTGTTACTCTACATCACCTTGTCGGTGTTCGTCCCTCACATCATCTACTTCTGGATTACCGTCGTCGGTCTGTGTGTCGCGCCATTCTTGTTCAACCCTCATCAATTCTCTTACTCCGACTTCATCATCGATTACCGAGAATTCCTTCGATGGATGTCAAGAGGTAACTCTCGAACACACGCAAACTCTTGGGTCGGTTACTGTCGATTGTCCAGAACTCGAATCACAGGTttcaagaggaagaggcttgGTTTGCCCTCCGAGAAGCTGTCCTCTGATACTCCTCGAGCACCTTGGAAAGCTATAGTCGTTGGTGAAATCATCGGTCCCATCTGTctcgccatcctcttcgtcatctgtTACCTGTTCGTCAAATCGTTCACTGTGGAAGGAAAGACCCAACCTGGTTTATTGAGAATCGCCATCATCGCCCTCGGACCCATCGTATGGAACATGGCCTTCTTGATCACCCTGTTCTTGATCTCAGTCTTCCTTGGACCATGCCTCAACTCCTACACCAACCAATTCGGAGCTACCATGGCTGCCATTGCTCACTTCGGTGCGGTGGTAGGTATGATTGCCTTCTTCGAGTTCCTGTGGTTCTTGGAATTATGGGACGCCTCGCACGCCGTACTGGGTATCATCGCTGTTATCAGTGTTCAAAGATGTATCTTCAAGATCCTGATCGCGGTGTTCCTATCAAGAGAATTCAAGCATGACGAAACCAACAGAGCGTGGTGGACTGGTGTATGGTTCAACCGAGGATTGGGATCACACGCACTCTCACAACCTGCCCGAGAGTTTGTCGTCAAGACTATTGAAATGGGATTATACTCTGCCGACTTCATCGCGTGCCATTTGTTGTTGTTCCTTTTGACACCACCCATGTTGATCCCTTACTTCGATCGATTGCATGCTACGATGTTGTTCTGGTTGGCTCCCTCGCAGCAGATTAGACCTCCGATTTACAGTTTCAGGCAGAGGAGTCAGAGGAGAAAGATTGTTTTCACCT ACTCAATCGTATACGTCCTCATCCAAGCCATCTTCGTAGCCCTGATAGTACTCCCCTTACTATTCAAGGGAGTCATCGGCCTAACTCCAGGCGATGTACCTTTTGGTGCAGTCATCTAA